GCTCACCGCCACGAGACTCATCTCTTCATAGATACTAAACCAAATGTTGATCTCCTGAACCAACAACTCACTAAATATTTGTGCCCGCTAACAACATGGCATGACCTCACCATAAAAAAATCTTAACTCAATAAACCGACAATCATTTACGTCTACTAAAACATTGTCCTGAGTCGTGGTGCTCCCATGGGCCATGCTAGTGAACAATCAATTATAGAGATAGGGGCAGGGAGAATAGTAGTAGCATCTGGTATACCTGGATGCATTACGGAGACGATTTGGGAGTGACGTCTTCTGCATGCCGAGGAGGCGGTGACGCTGACACTGCTGACGCCGATGGTGCTTCTCGCTGTAGTAGCATCCGGTATACTGGATGCATTACGGAGACGATTTGGGAGTGACGTCTTTTGCATGCCGAGGAGGCGGTGACGCTGACACTGCTGACGCCGGTGGTGCTTCTCGCTGTTGAGCAGCACCTTGCCGGTCTGGAGCACATTCCTCGCAGGCCTCCCTGCAACGAACACATAAAAAAATCATTTTACTACTACATGGAATAAACATGGCGATGCAAAATGGGAAGAAGCAAAAATGGTTGCATATGATTAATAACCCTATTCAGTTATTCTAGTTATTATTATGATAAATAATCATATTTGATTTGAGTCTATTTGCTATGATGATAGATGATCCGATTCAATTCTTTAATTATGTACTTGCACATTTGCCCGTACATTTCTTGCTAGTTGCAGGCTTTGGGGTTCCTGTGAAATCATCTGCATCTGTTCTAACTAAGAAATATAAACTCAGCAACCAATAGCTAGGCCAACAAAAGGAAAAATCAAATAGCATTGCAAAGTATGAACCTTGAGGCATCCAGGTCTTCATGGTACTGAAGCCTTTTTCCTTTCCTGCCTCATGCATATCTGCACTCTCAAAAAGCTCAGGCTTGTTGCGCCACACTGCCAGCCCCATTTGTAGCTTGGCAATTGACTTGTTTAAATATCTAGGCACAAAATGATATCCCAGTTAGTCCCCCGATGAATAATGTATTTTTCAAACAGGCTGTGAACATTTTCAGGATTTATATCAACTTGTTGTATGGCCCCATGAGTTTTCGCAACTTACCCCATCACGTCCATGTCATCAGATGTTTTCTGAAATAATCAAAGAGTGTTAAAGAAGTACATATCAGTGGGGAAAATGAGGAAAGCTTAAATCTTTCCAAAACTCACAACAATATGAACATTAAATCTGAAAAGTATTATCGGCTACATGTCTCAGACAACCTAGCAAAAATAGATTCCGCATGAATCACTCATATATCTATCAATGATAAGAGATATATTGCATGAGCAAGTCAGATAATCATGAGTCATGAGTGGTAAGGTAACATAATGTACGGGCAAGTGATTGGTGACTGCAGCTAAATTTCAGAAGAACAAAGAAGACACTAATATGAGTGGAAACGGGGAATGGAGATGGCACCCACCGCAGATCGGAGGCGACTCAGCTCGGGTTGTCTTCTTCCCAGAGATGCACAAAAGCTAGGAGGACGGTCTGAAGCTTCTCCAGTAGATGGCAACGCCTCGAGGCAGAGTCGTTGTGCGAGCTGCAGCTGACGGTCTTCCCGGTGACGTCACACGCACTTGAGGCGAGGCGAGCACCGCAACTCCAGATCCTGCACACCTGAGGCGGGACGCACCCTGAGCGTGAGCAGGCGGACGCTCTGACTCCTCCTAGGTTTCTAGGGCGCTGGTGGTGGGAACCGAGAAGCAAACACGCACCTGGGTCGGCGAGGGCGAACCAGTCGACGCAGATCCTCTGGTGCTCCTTGGAGCAGCccacggcggcggcggaccgCGCCCGCGCGATCTCCATCCACGGTCTCCCTCCTCGCGTCGTCGTCAGCGGCTGACGCAAGCAGCAGAGTGCCAGCCTGGATTCGctggccctcctcctcctcctgccgaATCGCCCGAGGCGAGCGGCGTCCTACACTGCCGACGGCGCCTGATGGGAGAGCAGCGACGGCGGGTAGAGGGAAAGCACCTGAAGAACCGGAGTCAAATCGAGAGGAGGAGCGTCGGCGACGAGATCCAGAGGGAAGGAGAAGAAGGGGACGAATGAGCACGAAAGGGCAAGGCGCTGCCCCTCCCCACCCCATAGCCGCACGGGGCGAACCACCGCACGACACGCACGAGGCCTGGACGCGATATTACCAACGTACCCTCGGCGGGGGCAGGATTTTACGTGCGGTGGCACGAGATCTTTACCCGCCGGTGCACGTGACGGGGCGACCGGGCCATATCCAAGCCACGGTCATTGACAAACGCGGCCCACCCGCGAGCGGATCCACACGCCAGCGACTGCAGTCCGAAAAAAACGGAGTAAAAGGCAGCGGACTGATGCAGTAACTATTCATTCCAGCAGTGTTTGTCCCAGATCCAACAGCCCAGCCTTCTCCAGATCTCGATCGGACGAATGAAAACGCATCAAGAGGAATGATCCAACGGCCGAGAATGGCTGATCTCTGAGGAGGCTTGTAGGAACTTTCATCTCTTATTTCTGGATAAACTAGATCGGCAATGCGCCTTGGCGCGAGGGTGCCGGTCCCAACGTTGTGGTTATGCAGGCAATGCTCAAATTAGTAGTAACCCAGGTTTATCATACTTACTC
This genomic window from Aegilops tauschii subsp. strangulata cultivar AL8/78 chromosome 4, Aet v6.0, whole genome shotgun sequence contains:
- the LOC109752776 gene encoding uncharacterized protein; this encodes MDVMGYLNKSIAKLQMGLAVWRNKPELFESADMHEAGKEKGFSTMKTWMPQGRPARNVLQTGKVLLNSEKHHRRQQCQRHRLLGMQKTSLPNRLRNASSIPDATTARSTIGVSSVSVTASSACRRRHSQIVSVMHPEPASRRC